CGAGGCCAGGATGGACGACCTGACGCAGGTGGGCAACCGGCGGGCCTTCAACGAATCACTGGGCGAAGAGGCCAAGTGGGTGGTCAGGAACAATTCGGTCTCCTGTGTTGCCATGGTGGACATAGATTTTTTCAAGAAGATAAACGACAAGTACGGACACGCCATAGGGGACAAGGCGCTGGTGGCCATCGCCAGGCAGCTTATGGAGACCACAAGCATGGTGGCGGAGGTGTTCCGGTATGGCGGTGAGGAATTCGCCGTGATCATATCCGGCGCCAAGATTGAGCAGGGGCTCGAGCTGATGGAAAAAGGGAGAAAATCCGTTTTTGAGCAGGAGTTCGTGATCCGGGACAAGACCGAGGAAATAACCATATCCATCGGAGTTGCGCTAATCAGCCCGGACAGGAGCGCCGAAGAGAGCGTCAAACTGGCGGACGACGCCCTTTATCTGGCCAAGAAGTCCGGCCGCAACAACGTCAAGTCCGAACTGGACTTGAAGAAGAAGTGAACCGCAAAAACCGGAAAACCACATCGGCGCGGCCATTCGCGCCATTCGTGCCATGCTCCGCGCCTTAAAAGTCTCCGACTTCGCCATCGTCGGCGAGGCGATGATGGAATTCGACCCAGGATTCAACGTCCTCACCGGCGAGACCGGCGCGGGAAAATCAATACTTGTTGAGGCACTTGGGCTCGCCTTGGGCGAACGGCCCGCCGAAACGATGATCCGCGCCGGCGCGGACCAGGCGGCTGTGGAGGCGGTGTTCGACATCGCCCGGATGAAAGGGGCGGCGGCGTGGCTTGCGGAGCAGGGGATCGAACAGGAGGGCGAGTTGATCGTGCGGCGCGTGGTGGCCCGGTCCGGAAAGAACAGGGTGTTCATCAACGGCGCCATCGTCACCGTGGGCCAATTAAAGGCGGTGGCGGAAACCCTTGTGGACATCCACGGCCAGCATGAAAGCCAGGCGCTATTCAATCCGGCGGCGCACCTGCCGTTTCTGGACACTTTTTTGAAATTGGACGGCGAACGGGAGAAATACGCCGAGGTTTTCGAAAAATACAACGCCGCCCGAAAAAAACTTAAAGAACTAAAGGAAAACCAGAGGGAGATCGAACGGCGGCTCGACCTTTTGAAATTCCAGGCAGGCGAGATATCCAAGGCGGACATCAAGCACGGCGAAGACGAGGAACTGGAACGGGAGAAAAAGCGGCTCACCCACACGGAAAAACTTTTGCAGCTGGCCGGTGCGGCCATTGAAGCGCTGGAGGAAGGGGATGGCTCCGCGTCGTCCCTTGCGTTCCGGGCGAAAAACGCCATGGAGCAGGTGGCGGAGCTGGACGCGGCGATGCGCCCCGTGGCCGATCAGCTGGCGGCCGCCATTTTCCAGATGGAAGAGGCGGCGGGACAGATACGCGGCTACGCCGAAGGGCTGGAGCGCGACCCGGCGAGGCTGGAGCAGGTGGACGACAGGCTCGACCTTCTAAAAAACCTGAAGAAAAAATATGGGGACACCATCGTAGAAATCCTTACATATCTGGAAAAGTCCGAGACAGAGCTCGTCTCCATCGAAACCGGCCAGGAGAACATGGACATGCTGGAGGCGGAAGTTTCCGAATTAGGCGCGCGGGCGGCCAAGCTTGCGCTTTCTCTGGACGCGAAAAGGAGGGATGGGGCGCCGGAGTTTTCTAAAAAAGTGGAAAAACAGCTAAAAGACCTGAACATGGGAAAGGCCCGCGTAGAGCCTGTTTTCTACTATGACGAAGATCCCGAAAGCCCCTGCGTGAAAGATGGAAAAACGGCGCGGCTGACCCCGGCAGGCGCGGGGCGGATGGAGATACTGTTCAGCGGCAACCCGGGCGAGCCGCCCAAACCCCTTGCGAAGATCGCCTCTGGAGGCGAGATAAGCAGGATAATGCTGGCGCTCAAGGCCGTGCTCACCGGCGCACAGCCCGTTCCGGTGATGATATTCGACGAAATAGACGTGGGGATTGGGGGCGTTACCGGCGACAGGCTTGGGGAGAAAATGCGCGCGCTGGCAAACACATGCCAGGTATTTTGCGTGACTCATCTTGCCCAGGTGGCGCGGCAGGCCCATGCCCATTTCCTCGTGGAGAAGGGGGAGAAGAAAGGGAAGGTGAGCGTGAGCGTATCGAAGCTGGACCGCGAAGGGCGTATCCGGGAGCTTGCCCGCATGGCCACCGGCGAAGGGGGCGGGGCGGAGACGGCGCTCAAATGGGCGGAAGAGGCTCTCGACGGCGCCGGGGGATGACGGACCACGCCGACACATTGGGGTATATCGCCGGGGCGCTATGCACGTTGGCCTTCATACCCCAGGTGTACCGCACATGGAAACTGCGCTCGGCCAAGGAGATTTCGTTGGGGATGTACTCCCTGCTCGTCACCGGCGTATTACTTTGGCTGATCTACGGGATAGTCCTTGGCGCCGCGCCGATCATAATCGCAAACACCGTCACGCTGGCCTTGGCGCTTGTGATACTTGGGATGAAGATAAGGTTTGGCTAGATGGCCGGCTGCTGCTGTGTCAGGCAATGCAATGCGCCAAGCCCCCACACAAGGTCAACCGCGCTTATCCCAACAACTTCCCTGCCGGTGAAAAGCTCCGACAATATCCCAAGCGCGATCCTGTCCGCCGGGTCGTTAAAGGTGGGGACGATCACCGCGGCGTTGGCGATATAAAAGTTCGCGTATGACGCCGGAAGGCGCATCCCGTCAAACCATAATGGCTCCGGCATGGGTAGGTGCACCACTTCGGGCCTTGCGCCGTCCTCAAGCCGCATATCCTTCAAGCGCTCGATGTTCTCTTCCAGCGGGGCGTGGTTTGCGTCTTTCCCGTTTTTCTCTCGGCAGACCACAAGGGTGTTGCGATTGACGAACCGGCAAAGGTCGTCCACGTGGCCGTGCGTATCGTCCCCGGCGATCCCCTTGCCAAGCCACAGCACGTTTGTCACTCCAAGATGCTCCCGCAACGCCTTTTCGGTCTGCTCACGGTCCAGTCCGGGATTGCGCGTTTGCGTCTTTTGATCCAGCAGGCATTCTTCGGTGGTGATCAGAGTCCCGGCGCCGTTGACGTCTATGGCGCCCCCCTCCAGCGTGAAGGGTCTTCCAGCCAATTGCGCCTCGAACAATCTCATACCAAGCCTTTTCGCCGCCGCTGCGGGGACCTTTCGGTCCTTTTTCCAGTTCGGGTATTTTGCCCAAGCGTTGAAATTGAACTCGACGATGGCCGATTCAGCCTTTCGTCCGCGCTTTGTGACGAAAATCGGGCCGCAATCGCGGGTCCATCCCCTGTCTGTGGCGAGCCGGACGAATTCGATCCGCTTTAAGTCCACATGCGATTTTGCCAGCGCGCGGCGGGCATGCAGCTCTTTATCTTTTGATCCCACCAGGATGCGGACAATTTCGCCACGCGAGATTTTTTTCACAATCTCCGCGTACACCCACTGGATGGGGGCGAACTTGCCGGGCCAATCGGCGCTGTTCTGCGGCCAGCAAATCCATGTGGCCTCGTGCCGTTCCCACTCGGCCGGCATGGTAAAGCCGAGGGATGCGGGTGTTTTTCCCCTCATTCCCCGCCGAACCTTTTCGTTATGCCGCCGTATATGTCTATCCGCCGGTCGCGGAAAAAGGGCCAGTTGCGGCGGGTGTCTTCTATCACCGAGGCGTCCACCTCGGCGATGACTATCTCCTCCTTGTCCACCGAGCCTTGCGCGATCAACCGTCCGAAAGGATCGTAAACAAAGCTCGATCCCCAGAATTCAAGCCCGTCGCCAGAGCCCTCCGGCTTTTCAAAGCCGATTCTGTTCACCGCCGCCACAAACACCCCGTTGGCGATGGCGTGGCCCCGCTGGACCGCCATCCATGCCTCCCGTTGCGCCACGCCGTATTTTTCCTTTTCGGCCGGATGCCAGCCGATGGCGGTGGGATAAAAGATCACCTCCGCCCCTTCCATTGCCGTCAACCGCGCCGCTTCCGGATACCACTGGTCCCAGCAGACCAAAACGCCGATCCGCCCCGGCCCCGTGTTGAACGCCTTGAAGCCAAGGTCGCCGGGGGTGAAATAATATTTCTCGTAAAAGCACGGATCGTCCGGGATATGGGTCTTGCGGTACAGGCCGATGGTCTTCCCGTCCGGGCCGAACACCGCCGCCGTGTTGTGATATACCCCCGCCGCGCGCCGCTCGAAAAGCGAGGCGATCACCGCCGCGCCGCAGTCCGCCGCCGCCTTGGCAACAGCCTGGCTCGTTGGGCCGGGGACCGGCTCGGCCAGGTTGAAAAGCGCCGCGTCCTCCCGCTGGCAGAAGTAATGCGTCCTGAAAAGCTCCGGCAGGCACACCACCTCCGCCCCAAGCGCACACGCCTCGGCTATTTTCGCCACAGACTTGGCAAGGTTCGCCGCCGGATCGGCCGACATGGCCATCTGGACAAGGCCGATACGGTATTTTCTTTTCTCCACATCGTCTCCGAATGATCCAACACAGTCCGTAATTGTATATCAACCCCCGGCGGCGGGAAAGGAGGGGGGGCCGTTAAATCTTCTTCCTGGCCAGCGCTGGTTGTTCGGCTCCGAGCACGTCCCCAACGCCGATGAGGGTGATGGTGAAAAAGAACCTGGTCTCCTCTTCCACCGAAGTGGAGCCGTCCGCTTCCGAGCGCGTCACGTCCCGTTTCTGGAAATTCAGCGCGAAGCCCCAGCAATCGTCCCTGAACCTTATCCGGGCCATGCTGTCTTTTGCCCGGGCCTCCACTTCGTCGTAGATGACGGAAAAATCGGCCGACAGGCCCCACGGCAGGAACAGTTCCAGCAAAGCCGTGTCCCACGCCGAGTCCACCCCGTTCATGCCGCTTACGTTCCCCCACGTGTAAGACCTGTCCAGCGCGATGTTGGCGACGGATCCCAATTTTACGCCAAGTTCAAGTCTGGAGGCGTCCCAGAACTGATCGTAAAAGCTGTAGGTGGTCAGGAGCCTGAAATACGTCCAGTCAATGGGCCGGGTGCTAAGGTCGAACTGGATGGAGGAAAAGGGGCGCTTGTCCGGGTCGGCGATGTCCGTCCGGTTGGCCTCGTTCAAGTCGTACGACTCGGTGATGTTAAAGGTCAATATCTGCGACGTCTTGCTGTCCTCCGGGCCTGTGACCTCCTTGGCCAGAAGGGAATTCTGGATGGTGAGCGATATGGCGTTGGCCGGATTTGATCCGTCTATATTAGAATCAATCGTTTTTACCCTTTGCCGGTCCTCGCCGTCAAATTCATATCCGGGTATGTATCCCCATGCGATTATCGGCGTTATAAGATGCTTCAGTTTCGGCCTTGCCGGATTGTCCATTTCAAAAATGCGGAAGACTTTCGGGCCGGTGAGCGACAGGGCGGCGTAATAATACTGGCGCGAGAAAGAGTTGTCGTACAGCTCGCCCGTCGCAGGCTCCACCCCGCGTGAGTACCATGTGTGGCGGTAGCTGGCCGCGGCCTCCAGGGAAAGCCAAGGGGCAATGGCCACTGGGTATGAAACCTGGGGGTAAATGTCGAACCTGTCCACGTCGAAGGAGGTCTTGCCCTCGTCAATCCCGGTGTCCGTCTGCAGCGACGAATAGCTTGATTCCATGGAACCGTACACCGGCGACCCGAACAGCGCCTCCTTCTGGTTGACGAACTTTAGTTCCGGCGACCTCTGCACACGGGAGGCGTTGGCCGGATCGGTGGATTTCTGCTCCCTGGCGAGAAGTGAAAGGCTGCGCGTAGAGAAACTTTTTGAGAACACCACATAACTGTCGTTGTAGTTTTTCGTCCTGTCGTCCACGTTGGCCCCGTATTCCCTGTTCAAGGAATTCTCGCTTTCCAAGTTCAGGTTGACGAAGCTTTTAACGTTCCAGGGGAGTGTCTGTCCGTGGACATAGATCACATTCCACAGGTTGCGGTCGGCGGTCTTTTCCGGGTCGGTCTCTTTCATGTACACGGCGTTCAGTGTCCCGGCCGTGCCGGGGCCGAATATATACCGGTATTCAAGGCCGGCCAGGTTTCCGCTTTCGCCCATGTAATGATGGGTGATGGTGGCGTCCGTATTTTCTGAAATGGCCCAGAAAAATTCGTTCCGCAATTCCATCCCGTTCTTGGAAGAGTAGCCGCCCCCAGGAGTCAGAAAGCCTGTGGCCCGCTTCGTCTTCGCCGGGACGATCATGTATGGCAGGTAAAATATCGGCCACCCCCCGGCGCGGAACACCATCCCTTTCATGTAGGCGTAACCTTCGACCGTAAGGTCCACGCTGTCCGCCTCCATCAGCCAGTGGGGATGGTCCTGTGGGCAGGTGGTGACGGCGCCGTATGTGATTTCATACCTGTCATCGGCCACGCGGACGATCTTCACTCCGTTGAAAAAATAGCGCTGGCCAAAGTTGCCCGCCGCCCTGTAAAGCGCGCCGAGCTTCGTGTTGGAGTTGAACTCGGCCTTCTGGCCGTGGATCTGCGCGGTGGGATCGGTGTACCATGCGTTCCCGTCCACGACGCCGTCGCCTGTCTTTTCGTCGTACTCGGCCAAGTCTCCGGTGATCACCTTGTCGGCGTACTGGATGGAGACGTTGCCCGTGGCGGTGGATATCCCGGTCTGTGCGTTGCGGTGTGCCTCATCGGCCATGATGGTTACCGGGTTTTTTTGCCCGGACTGCTGGGCTGCGCATGGCGCGGGGTGGAGAAATGCGGACAACGCCGCCAGGACCGCGAACAGGGCTGTCCGGGATGCAAAAAAACGGGGCCGAGCTGTTTTGGGAGCCATCATACCGCCATGATCGCCAAAGGGCCGAAAACCGGGTGAAAACAAACTTTATTAAAAACGATTGTGGCATTGTATCGGCGCGGGCGGCGGCAAGTCAACGGTGCCGTCACCTCTTCTTGCGCCTTCTCACCTCGCCGGTGAAGTCCTCCGCCACGCTGATAAGCGTGAACTTGCTTCCCAGCGCCCGGCGCATCTTTTCCACCTCATCCTTGTCCACCCTTCGTATCCGGAAATAGACCTCCCGGTTTTTCTCCCCCTCGCTCGGGTAGTGGGTGAGCACGCTAATGATCCTGGCGCCCATCGCCCGCAGATCGTCGGCCACTTCCTTTAACGATCCGGGCCTGTCCTCCAGTGAAAAGGCAAACTGCACGCCGTCGTGGTTCGCCCCTGTTATGGAGACAAGGGCGCGGAAAATGTCTGTCTGGGTGATCACGCCGGTAACGCGGCTGTCATCGTCCACCACCGGCAGGCCGGATATCTTGTTGTCGAGCATCAGCACGGCGGCAAGCTCCACGGTCTCGCCCGCCTTGACTGTAACCACGTTGCGGGTCATTATCTCGCATAGTTTCACGTTGGCCAGCAGGTAGTTAAGCTCGAAAACGTCCAGCGAAGTGGCCTTGGAGGGGGCGGCGGCCTTCAAGTCCCTGTCCGTCACCACCCCGGCCAGCCTTCCGTCATTGTCCACCACCGGCAGGTAGCGGATGCCCGCGCTTTTCATGATGTGGGAAGCCGTCATTATCGGTGTCCCCATTTCCGCCACGATGGCCTTCTTGCTCATCCAGTCGCCTATCAGCATGGCTCACCTCGCGTTTGTTCCGGTTTACATTCCAAGGTACGCCTCGCGCACCCGTTCGTCCTCAAGCAGTTCCTTCCCGCTCCCGCTGGCCACCACGCGGCCGTTCTCCAGCACATACGCCCTGTGGCTTATGGCCAAAGACCTTTTCACATTCTGCTCCACCAGCAGCACAGTGACCCCCGTTTCGTTTATCACCTTTATTATCCGGAAAATCTCCGAAGCCAGCAGGGGGGACAGCCCCAGCGAAGGCTCGTCGAGCATCAGTATCTTCGGGAGCGACATCAGCCCCCGCCCCACCGCCGCCATCTGCTGCTCACCGCCGGAAAGTGTCCCGGCCGGCTGATTTTTCCTTTCGCGCAGCCGGGGAAACAGGCCATACACCCATTCGAGCGTCTCCGCGCGCTTGCGTTTTGCCATGGGGGTAAGCGATCCCATGATAAGGTTTTCCTCCACCGTCATCTCGGTGAAAAGCCTGCGCCCCTCCGGCACGTGGGCGATGCCGTGGTGGATTATCTTGTCCACCGGCGTCTGGTCGAGCCTTGCCCCGTCCAGTTCGATTATACCCGCCGCAGGCCGGATGATCCCGGATATGGCGCGCAACGTTGTGGACTTCCCCGCCCCGTTGGAGCCCACCAGCGTGACGATCTCCTTTTCCCCCGCCGTAAACGAAACGCCCCATAGCGCCTGCATGTCCCCATAGAACGCGTCCAGCCCGGTAACCTTAAGCATCCTGCGGCTCCCCCAGGTACGCCTCGATCACCGCCGGGGCCGCCGTCACCTCCAAAGGCGATCCTTCGGCGATGGTCTGGCCGAAGTTGATGACGTGTATCCTGTCCGAAATGGACATCATCACCTTCATGATGTGCTCCACTATCACTATCGTCACCCCGCTCTGCTTTATCTTGCGGATGAGCGCGATGGCCTCGTCCTGTTCGGACGGGTTCAGTCCCGCGAAGGTCTCGTCCAGAAGTATCATCGCAGGCTTCGTTGCAAGCGCCCTTGTGATCTCCAGCCGTTTGCGGTCCCCAATGGTGAGCCCTCCGGCGATCATCTCCCTTTTCCCGTGGATGCCGCAAAATTCCATGGTTTCCGCCGCCAGGCCCCTCGCCGTACGCATGGAGCCCGCCTTGGCAAAGGCCGCCGCCAGCACATTGTCCTCCACCGTCATGCGCTTTAGCGGCCGCACCACTTGGAACGTGCGGGCGATCCCCAGCCGGTTTATTTTGTGCGGCTTTAGCCCGTCTATCCTCTTTCCCTTGAAATGCACTTCGCCGGCGGTGGGCCTGAAAAAGCCGGAGACGAGGTTGAATATCGTCGTCTTTCCCGATCCGTTCGGCCCGATAAGCCCGAAAATTTCCCCCTGCGCCACGCTAAAGCTCACTCCGTTCACAGCCGCCAGGCCGCCGAAATATTTGACGAGCCCCTTCACCTCGAAAAAGCCCATCTATGCCCCCTTGCGTCGTGAAAAGCGCCGTGCGATCTTCCCCCAGTCACCAACAACGCCGTTGGGCATGAACCGGATCACGATCACCACCAGCGCACCGAATCCCAATACGTGCGCCTTGGCCATATAATCCGCCGCAGTCATCAGGCTTTCCACCCCGGTGGCCTTCGCGGCTTCGGCGATATAGCCGAAACCGCCCGTGCGGAACATCTCCTGGGTGAGCACCATGATGAACGCCCCCACCGCCGGGCCGTATATCGTCCCCACCCCGCCGACTATACCGACAAGGATCGCCATTATGGAGATGTCGTGGAGGGAAAAGACCACATGCGGATCTATGAACCCCATGTAATTCATGTACAAGCCCCCCGCCACGCCAGTGAGGGCGGCGGCGATGGTGAGCGACACCATTTTGTAAAAGTGCGTGTCCACCCCCAGGCTCTCCGCCGCGTCCGGGTCCTCCCGGATGGAGATGAAGTAATAGCCGGTCTTCGAGCGCATCACAAGCATCACCGACACCACGGAGAACGCCGCCAGCGCAAGCGTTATGTAGTAATAGGGAGTCTTGGAGATGTACGTCTGCATTATCATGATCCCCACCATCCCTTGCGTGAGCGATTCCCATATGGTGGCGACATGGCGCATCACCTCGTTTAGCGCCAGCGTAGCCAGTGCGAAGTAAGCCCCCCGCAACCTGAAGCATATCCAGCCGAATGGGAGGGCGATGAGCGCCGCCACCACACCTCCCAGTGGCACACCCCACCAGGCCGACCAGCCAAGGTGGACCACCAGCAAGCCCGATGTGTACGCACCGGAGCCGAAGAACGCCGCGTCGCCGAAGGACACCTGCCCGGTGTACCCCGCCAGCAGGTTCCAGGCCGAGCCAATCACCACCCACATCAGGGTCAATATCAAAAGGTGCAGGTAATAGTCGTTGTCCACCAGAAGCGGGACCGCCGCCAGCGCCGCAAGGATGATAGCAGGAGCCCATTTTTGATACCCCATCGCCGTCACGCCTTGGTGAGCGCTTTGATCCCGCCGGGCAGGAACAAAAGGACGAGGATGAATATCACAAGGCCGATAAGGTCCTCAAATTCCATGCCCACATAGGTGGCGCCGAACGCCTCGGCCAGCCCCAGAGTCACCCCGCCGAAGATCGCTCCCACCGTGGAGCCAAGCCCGCCGAGGATGCATATTACGAAAGCCTTGCGTGTGAACGGCCCGCCGATGTCCGGATAAAGATAGAAAATCGGCATGAGCAGCGTCCCCGCCGCCGCCACCAGCGCCGAGCCCAGACCGAAGGTGACATATGTGATCCGCTCCGTGTCCACCCCCATCAGGCCAGCCGCCATCCTGTCCTGCGCGGTGGCCCGGATGGAGCGGCCGGTGTCCGTCTTGATGAGGAACAAGAACAGCCCCGCCGTCATCAGCGTGGCTATCACGAAGTCCACCATCAGCGGCACGCTGAACGAAATGTTCCCCGCGAACATCGTGGAGTTGGAATAGGAGGTCTTCACGGACTTGTAGTCCGAAGTGAATATGAACCTCATTATCTCCGTAAGCACCATCCCGATCCCCACCGTCATGAGCACCTGGTTTTCCGGCAAGATCGTCTCCACCCGGATGAGCGGATTTAGAAGGTATTTCTGGAGGATAAGCCCCAGCGCAAAAATGGTGGGGGCGCTCACGGCAAGCGAAAGGTACGGGTCCATCCCCAGCACGGCGAACAGGGAGTATGTAAGGTACATGCTCACCATCATCATCTGGCCGTGGGCCAGGTTGATGATCCCCATCACACCCATGACAAGGGTCATCCCCATGCCGATAAGGGCGTATAGCCCCCCCTTAAGTACGCCGGAAACGAGGGTCTGGAGAAAGAGGTCCATTTTGCGCGAACCTATTTTAATGTAGAGGCGACCCGTTGGGGCGCCCGAGGGCGAGGCGGCGCCTCGCCCCTGCATGGCCCACCTACTTCCTCTCCTTGGCCCAGTCCACCGGATAAACGTACCTGGCGGAGGCGCCCTTCTTCGGCCACACTATCTCAAGCTTCCCGTTTATCCACTGCACCACGTAAGAGTCCAGCTTGTTCTGGTTGACCTTCTTGCCGTCGGCGGCGAATTTCACCTGGCCGAACACCGTCATCATGTTCGTCTCCGCCAGGGCCTTCTTCACGTCATCCGTGGAAAGTGATTTGGCCCTGTTAAGCGCGTCGGCTATCACGTACATCGCCGCGTAGGCCTCCGCGCCGTGATACTCGGTCTCCCGGTTGTGCTTTTTGACGAACTTGTCGAAATACTCCCTGGCTCCAGGATACGGCAGCGACTGATGCCACAACGTGGCCGATATCACCTTCTCGGACGCCTTGCCGGCCCCTTCCCGGAACTCCGGCAACGTGAACCCGGCGCCACCACCGGCGAAAATCCTGGGCGCAAGCTTCAATTCCATCGAGTGGTTCATCAGGAGCGCCGCGTCGTTGGAATAGGAGACCATGTAGATCACGTCCGGGTTGGCCTGCTTGATCCGCGAAAGGATCGGCTTGAAGTCCAGCGTGGCCTTGTCATACCCCTCCTTTATCAGCACGCTTATTCCCATCTTCTTGAACCGCTCGTCCACGTTGGAGGCCGACGAAGTGCCGAAAAGGCTGTTCTCATAAAGGATCACCGCAGTCTTGGGCTTCACCACTTCGGACAGGAACTCGCACACGCCCTCGGCGTATTCGCTGGCCGGAGGATTGATCCGGAAGACCGAATAGCGCGGCATGATCATGGCCACTTCTTTTTCCGCCTTGGCCTTCAGCTCGTCGAGTTCCTTTTTGATCTCCGCTTTCCTGGCGGGGTCTTTCTCATCGTCCATCGCTTTTTTCTTCTTGGCCGCCATCTGGCCGGACGGGGTGTAGCCGGCGGGCTCTGTGATGTTGTCCGCCGAGCCTGTGTTTATCACCAGCGGGAACCCCTTGTTCACCGCCACCCCCGCCATCGCCGCGGTGACGGAGGAACTGTACCCGCCGCCGATGACCGCCACCCTGTCCTGCGTGATCAGTTTTTCGATGGCGTTTCGCCCCACGTCCGGCTTGCTCTGGTCGTCCTCGAAAATCACCTTCACCGGAGCGCCGCGCACCCCTCCCTTGGCGTTGATCTCCTCTATCGCCATTTCAAACGACAGTTTTTCTATTTCGCCGAACTTGGCCTCCGACCCGGTGAGAGGCAGCACTATGCCCACCTTGACAGGCTCCGCCGCAAAGGCCCATGATCCAGTAAATTGGACGCCGGCTATTGCGGCAAGGAAAGAAAGGACAAAAAGACACGCGGTTTTTTTCATAATCCACCCTCGAGAACGATGGTTGATCAAATGCGCCGGACTTCCCCATGGCAAGCGCGTTATCGGCGCAGCGGCGCTCAAGCTGATATAAAAGCGCGCCCTTGGCGTATTATATTTTACAAACGGCCCGGTAAAGACAAAATTCGGGGGGCGCGGCCGGGGTGATACAAATGTTTTGACATAGGGCCTCCCGGCGCCATAGTATTTTTGTTTACGCCATGCACGGGGCAGTAGCTCAGTTGGGAGAGCGCAGCGTTCGCAATGCTGAGGTCAGGGGTTCGATCCCCCTCTGCTCCACCATTTTCCCTTCCGGGAAAATCCAATAAAATCCATTTTACCCAGCAAAGGTATGGGTTTTAGGGATTTTAGCATCCAGCTACGTCCAAACAAATATATTGAAATCCGACGGTAACTGACGGTA
This portion of the Nitrospinota bacterium genome encodes:
- the recN gene encoding DNA repair protein RecN; protein product: MLRALKVSDFAIVGEAMMEFDPGFNVLTGETGAGKSILVEALGLALGERPAETMIRAGADQAAVEAVFDIARMKGAAAWLAEQGIEQEGELIVRRVVARSGKNRVFINGAIVTVGQLKAVAETLVDIHGQHESQALFNPAAHLPFLDTFLKLDGEREKYAEVFEKYNAARKKLKELKENQREIERRLDLLKFQAGEISKADIKHGEDEELEREKKRLTHTEKLLQLAGAAIEALEEGDGSASSLAFRAKNAMEQVAELDAAMRPVADQLAAAIFQMEEAAGQIRGYAEGLERDPARLEQVDDRLDLLKNLKKKYGDTIVEILTYLEKSETELVSIETGQENMDMLEAEVSELGARAAKLALSLDAKRRDGAPEFSKKVEKQLKDLNMGKARVEPVFYYDEDPESPCVKDGKTARLTPAGAGRMEILFSGNPGEPPKPLAKIASGGEISRIMLALKAVLTGAQPVPVMIFDEIDVGIGGVTGDRLGEKMRALANTCQVFCVTHLAQVARQAHAHFLVEKGEKKGKVSVSVSKLDREGRIRELARMATGEGGGAETALKWAEEALDGAGG
- a CDS encoding SemiSWEET transporter translates to MTDHADTLGYIAGALCTLAFIPQVYRTWKLRSAKEISLGMYSLLVTGVLLWLIYGIVLGAAPIIIANTVTLALALVILGMKIRFG
- a CDS encoding agmatine deiminase family protein — translated: MRGKTPASLGFTMPAEWERHEATWICWPQNSADWPGKFAPIQWVYAEIVKKISRGEIVRILVGSKDKELHARRALAKSHVDLKRIEFVRLATDRGWTRDCGPIFVTKRGRKAESAIVEFNFNAWAKYPNWKKDRKVPAAAAKRLGMRLFEAQLAGRPFTLEGGAIDVNGAGTLITTEECLLDQKTQTRNPGLDREQTEKALREHLGVTNVLWLGKGIAGDDTHGHVDDLCRFVNRNTLVVCREKNGKDANHAPLEENIERLKDMRLEDGARPEVVHLPMPEPLWFDGMRLPASYANFYIANAAVIVPTFNDPADRIALGILSELFTGREVVGISAVDLVWGLGALHCLTQQQPAI
- a CDS encoding carbon-nitrogen hydrolase; translation: MEKRKYRIGLVQMAMSADPAANLAKSVAKIAEACALGAEVVCLPELFRTHYFCQREDAALFNLAEPVPGPTSQAVAKAAADCGAAVIASLFERRAAGVYHNTAAVFGPDGKTIGLYRKTHIPDDPCFYEKYYFTPGDLGFKAFNTGPGRIGVLVCWDQWYPEAARLTAMEGAEVIFYPTAIGWHPAEKEKYGVAQREAWMAVQRGHAIANGVFVAAVNRIGFEKPEGSGDGLEFWGSSFVYDPFGRLIAQGSVDKEEIVIAEVDASVIEDTRRNWPFFRDRRIDIYGGITKRFGGE
- a CDS encoding LPS-assembly protein LptD, whose product is MADEAHRNAQTGISTATGNVSIQYADKVITGDLAEYDEKTGDGVVDGNAWYTDPTAQIHGQKAEFNSNTKLGALYRAAGNFGQRYFFNGVKIVRVADDRYEITYGAVTTCPQDHPHWLMEADSVDLTVEGYAYMKGMVFRAGGWPIFYLPYMIVPAKTKRATGFLTPGGGYSSKNGMELRNEFFWAISENTDATITHHYMGESGNLAGLEYRYIFGPGTAGTLNAVYMKETDPEKTADRNLWNVIYVHGQTLPWNVKSFVNLNLESENSLNREYGANVDDRTKNYNDSYVVFSKSFSTRSLSLLAREQKSTDPANASRVQRSPELKFVNQKEALFGSPVYGSMESSYSSLQTDTGIDEGKTSFDVDRFDIYPQVSYPVAIAPWLSLEAAASYRHTWYSRGVEPATGELYDNSFSRQYYYAALSLTGPKVFRIFEMDNPARPKLKHLITPIIAWGYIPGYEFDGEDRQRVKTIDSNIDGSNPANAISLTIQNSLLAKEVTGPEDSKTSQILTFNITESYDLNEANRTDIADPDKRPFSSIQFDLSTRPIDWTYFRLLTTYSFYDQFWDASRLELGVKLGSVANIALDRSYTWGNVSGMNGVDSAWDTALLELFLPWGLSADFSVIYDEVEARAKDSMARIRFRDDCWGFALNFQKRDVTRSEADGSTSVEEETRFFFTITLIGVGDVLGAEQPALARKKI
- a CDS encoding CBS domain-containing protein, producing the protein MLIGDWMSKKAIVAEMGTPIMTASHIMKSAGIRYLPVVDNDGRLAGVVTDRDLKAAAPSKATSLDVFELNYLLANVKLCEIMTRNVVTVKAGETVELAAVLMLDNKISGLPVVDDDSRVTGVITQTDIFRALVSITGANHDGVQFAFSLEDRPGSLKEVADDLRAMGARIISVLTHYPSEGEKNREVYFRIRRVDKDEVEKMRRALGSKFTLISVAEDFTGEVRRRKKR
- a CDS encoding ABC transporter ATP-binding protein; its protein translation is MLKVTGLDAFYGDMQALWGVSFTAGEKEIVTLVGSNGAGKSTTLRAISGIIRPAAGIIELDGARLDQTPVDKIIHHGIAHVPEGRRLFTEMTVEENLIMGSLTPMAKRKRAETLEWVYGLFPRLRERKNQPAGTLSGGEQQMAAVGRGLMSLPKILMLDEPSLGLSPLLASEIFRIIKVINETGVTVLLVEQNVKRSLAISHRAYVLENGRVVASGSGKELLEDERVREAYLGM
- a CDS encoding ABC transporter ATP-binding protein, which translates into the protein MGFFEVKGLVKYFGGLAAVNGVSFSVAQGEIFGLIGPNGSGKTTIFNLVSGFFRPTAGEVHFKGKRIDGLKPHKINRLGIARTFQVVRPLKRMTVEDNVLAAAFAKAGSMRTARGLAAETMEFCGIHGKREMIAGGLTIGDRKRLEITRALATKPAMILLDETFAGLNPSEQDEAIALIRKIKQSGVTIVIVEHIMKVMMSISDRIHVINFGQTIAEGSPLEVTAAPAVIEAYLGEPQDA